TTTCGATGAACAGCGTCATGGCCGCATACGTTTCTCGCAATGAGGTGGGCGAAACATTCTCTTCCGAACGGTAGGGCCGGCAGTGATTTCCTTGAATGACACCAGACTCGTATTGTCCCGCCACCGTCGATTGCAGGACATCCACCGGATCCATTGGCTGAATAGCGCGAAGAAGCTTCGCTTTTTCATCGCGAACCGCATTTGGGTCGAATGCGTTGGGTGGTTCCATCGCCACAAAAGCCAAAATCTGCAAGAGATGGTTCGGAACCATGTCCCGCAACGCTCCAGCTTTATCGTAATAGAGACCGCGATGCTCAACCCCTAACGTTTCTGCCACCGTGATTTGCACATGATCAACGTACTGGCGATTCCAAACCGGTTCAAAAATACCATTGGCAAACCGGAACACTAAGATATTCTGGACTGTTTCTTTTCCCAAATAGTGATCGATTCGATAAATCTGATTCTCCTCGAGCACACTACGTAGCTCGCGATTTAAGGACCGGGCTGATTCCAGATCATGTCCAAACGGCTTTTCGATGACGATGCGTCGAGAACAATTATTTTCCTGCCTCACAAGGCCATGGCCTCCCAGATACTGCACGATTTCCCCAAAAAATGCCGGTGAGGTGGCCATGTAGTACAGATAGTTCCCGCGAGTCCCGTACCGTACATTCAACTCCTTTAAGACTTTCTTGAGATTCATGTAGGTTTGAGGCTTTTGAAAATCGCCGGTGAGGTAATGCAATCGATCAATAAGCCACTCCCTGATGCTCGCGTCGATCGGGGTCATGGAAAGCTCTTGGATATCTCGGCAAATTTTTTGGCGGAAATCTTCCGTGTCCATCTCAATCCCATCCACGCCAAGAACCGCGAATTCCTGAGGCAGGTGGTGGCTTGCCGCCAAGTTGTACAGAGCGGGAATCAGTTTTCGTTTGGTCAAATCCCCCTGTGCGCCAAAAATAACAAAGAGCGTGGGAGGCCGTGTTTTCCCTGAGCCTCCTTGTGGAGACACCGTATGATCAGTCTGATGCATATTTTCAGTCCCTACGGCAGACAACTGTTCGGCAACCTGAGATTCCAACTCCTGCGACTCATGAGACAAGGAAAACTTCGAAGAAAGCGTTGATTTAGAGGAAGACATGACGATCAGTTAACATGGAGGGAACCCGATGACGAAGAACGCACGCCCCCTCGCCATCGACACAATCTGACCCTATTATACTACAAATCCATTAGATTTACAGACAGGACTCCTCCCAGACCATCACATTGGTCCTCATCACACTGAGATGTTGAGTTCTTCCTGCATGTTCCGGTGACACGAAAGCCTTCTGATGTATCTTCCCCTTCCTATTCGGTTAAGATGAACGGGATTCATGAAGACATTCGTAAAACCATGAGCCTCAACAAATAGTTGTTCATGACATAAAAGGCAAAAGAAAGGAGCACCCATGACATTAACAATCGGAGAGCGTTCAGTGGTCAGCATGCACTACAAATTGACGGACGATAAAGGCACCGTCATCGATACCTCAGAAGGCTCGAAACCACTCGCGTATTTACATGGAGCAGGGAATATCATCCCTGGATTAGAAAAAGCCCTGGTTGGCAAGACTGAAGGAGAGTCTTTGCGAGTGCGAATCGAGCCATCAGAAGGCTATGGCGATGTCAATCCTGACCTGATCAAGATTATTGAACGGAAGGCCTTCGAAGGCATTGAGAAACTTGAAGCCGGAATGACGTTTCAAGCCAAAGCCCCTGACGGCAGTACGCAGAATATTATGGTGACGAAAGTCGACGGGGACGACGTGACGATCGACAGCAATCATCCCCTTGCCGGCATCACGTTAAATTTCGACATACAAATCCTCAGCGTCAGAGAAGCGACAAAAGAAGAACTCGACCATGGGCATACACACGAAGGAGGGCATAGTCACTAGCGTATAAGACCCTTTAACTACAGCCGATTTTCATGCAAGTAAAGATTTGATTATCATGACCGATGGCCTGTTTTTTCAATCTTCATACCTACATTAACCATCAATAATTTTTTCATACACCACATCATGAATCATGGGACGGAATTCACGAATGTTGTTGTTCTCACGAGTCGGATGTACGCGATTGGTGAGCAGAATGACTTCCAACTCAGCTTCGGGATCGATCCAGATGGATGTCCCGGTGAAACCCAGATGCCCAAAAGACGAAGCTGAAAAATATTTTCCTGACGAGGAGGGAGACGACGGCGTATCCCAGCCCAAAGCCCAACTCGAATCGCATGGCATTGCTTGCCGCGAGACAAATTGACGGACGAGTTGGGAATCCAGCAGTGACTCACGTCCATGA
The genomic region above belongs to Nitrospirales bacterium and contains:
- the zwf gene encoding glucose-6-phosphate dehydrogenase is translated as MSSSKSTLSSKFSLSHESQELESQVAEQLSAVGTENMHQTDHTVSPQGGSGKTRPPTLFVIFGAQGDLTKRKLIPALYNLAASHHLPQEFAVLGVDGIEMDTEDFRQKICRDIQELSMTPIDASIREWLIDRLHYLTGDFQKPQTYMNLKKVLKELNVRYGTRGNYLYYMATSPAFFGEIVQYLGGHGLVRQENNCSRRIVIEKPFGHDLESARSLNRELRSVLEENQIYRIDHYLGKETVQNILVFRFANGIFEPVWNRQYVDHVQITVAETLGVEHRGLYYDKAGALRDMVPNHLLQILAFVAMEPPNAFDPNAVRDEKAKLLRAIQPMDPVDVLQSTVAGQYESGVIQGNHCRPYRSEENVSPTSLRETYAAMTLFIESWRWEGVPFYLRTGKRMNKRLTEVVIQFKSVPLMLFRKTPVDHLTPNMLVIRIQPDEGIALSFGAKIPGPQVQVGNVDMNFQYSKYFGDAPSTGYETLLHDVMAGDATLFERSDNVELGWSVVDPVLKVWDSLGTHAIHPYPAGSWGPPEADVLLAKDGRKWRNHE
- a CDS encoding peptidylprolyl isomerase, with the translated sequence MTLTIGERSVVSMHYKLTDDKGTVIDTSEGSKPLAYLHGAGNIIPGLEKALVGKTEGESLRVRIEPSEGYGDVNPDLIKIIERKAFEGIEKLEAGMTFQAKAPDGSTQNIMVTKVDGDDVTIDSNHPLAGITLNFDIQILSVREATKEELDHGHTHEGGHSH